The Calditrichota bacterium genome contains the following window.
TTCGGCCCCGGGAGGTGCGTTCGAGAAAGCCCTGTTGGATAAGGAAAGGTTCGTAGATCTCTTCGATGGTGTCGGTCTCTTCGCCGACCGCCACGGCAATAGTCCCCAATCCGACCGGCCCGCCGTTGAACTTATCGAGGATCGCGAGCAGGATCCGCTTGTCCATATCGTCGAGGCCGTTGGCGTCGATCTCCAGCCGTTCGAGGCCGTGCCGCGCTAAGTCAAGGTCTATCGTCATCCTTCCGGCCACCTGCGCAAAATCCCGCAGCCTTTTCAGGAGCCGGTTGGCAATGCGCGGCGTTCCCCGCGACCGGCGCGCCACTTCCATCGCCGCTTCCTCGTCGATGGCGATACCCAGTAAACCGGCTGAACGTCTGACGATCTTGAGAAGGTCGTCCGGCCCATAGTAGTCGAGGCGCGAGACGACGCCGAATCGCGCCCTCAGGGGAGCAGTAAGAAGCCCGGCCCGGGTCGTCGCTCCGATCAAGGTGAACTTCGGCAGGTGTATCTGGATCGACCGCGCCGCCGGGCCTTTGTCAATCAAGATGTCGAGGGCATAGTCCTCCATTGCCGGATAGAGGTATTCCTCGACGACGTTGTTGAGCCGGTGAATCTCGTCGATGAAGAGCACATCGCGCGGCTGAAGGTTGGTCAACAGCCCGGCCAAATCGCCGGGCCTTTCGAGTACCGGCCCCGACGTAACTCGGATTTCAACGTCCATCTCCCGCGCAATCAGGTGCGCGAGGGTCGTCTTGCCGAGTCCCGGCGGCCCTGAGAAGAGGCAATGGTCGAGCGCCTCGCCGCGATCCCGCGCCGCTGTAAGGAAGACGCGCAGGTTCTCGACGACTCGCGCCTGCCCGACGAAATCGTCCCAGATGACCGGACGGAGCGATTTTTCTTCGTCTATCTCGCCGGTCAGGGGCGTCGGCGTAGTCAGCCGTTGAGGCGGCTTAGGTTCGTCTTTCACCCCGGGGGCCAACTCATCCTTCTCCCGCCCAGCAAATGCAGATGGAGGTGATAGACCTCCTGTCCGCCATCGACCCGGCAGTTGAAGAGCAACCGGTAGCCCTTCTCCGCGATCCCCATATCGTCGGCCAGGCTATTGGCAGTCAATATCATATGCGCAAGCAACTCGGCATCGTCCGCTGTAAGGTCGTGCACCGTGGCGATGTGCCGGCGGGGGATGATCTGGATGTGCGTCGGCGCCTGCGGCCGGATGTCGCGAAAGGCGACGATCCGGTCGTCCGAAAAGACCTGGGTCGAGGGGAGATCGCCGGATGCGATCTTGCAGAAGATGCAGGTTGACATTGCGGTTCCGGGCTAATCGATGGATGATTCATTATAAGGCTAAAATGTGAGCAGTGAAAGGGGGGACGCGTAGGGTCGGATTGTAATCCGACTCTACAGGTGGACGATTTGAATATCGCCTCTACACGGGCAACTATTAGCCGCCCTTTTTTGGTGATGGCAAAGCGTTAGACTTTCGGTAACCGGTGAGTATATTAAAGGAGATTAACTGGAGACGATTTGCCCGATCTCGCGACCTTAGTACTGCTGATACCCCCTATTCTGGCTGCGCTGACGATCCACGAGTTCGCCCATGGCTGGGCGGCCTGGAAGTTGGGCGACCCGACTGCCTACCAGCAGGGACGACTCACCCTGAACCCGCTCGCCCATCTCGACCCCATTGGGACGGTGATGCTCTTTCTCTTTCATTTCGGCTGGGCCAAGCCGGTGCCGGTCAATCCGTTCAATCTGCGTCGCCCCAAGACCGATATGATCTGGGTCGCGCTTGCCGGGCCGGTGTCGAACGTCTTGCTGGCAGCCATCGTAGGTATCTTGATCGAGCCGCTGATGAACGCCGGTCTGATCGAGCCGTTCGGAGTTTTCTACCGGATGATGACGCTGGCGGTCTTCATCAATCTGATGCTTGCCGTCTTCAACCTGCTGCCGATCCCGCCGCTGGACGGATCGAAAGTCGTCGCCGGATTGCTGCCTTATGAATATCAAGCCGGTTGGGCACGTTTTGAGATGGTCGGCCCGTTCGTTCTGATAGGGCTCATCCTGATTGG
Protein-coding sequences here:
- a CDS encoding site-2 protease family protein; translation: MIPPILAALTIHEFAHGWAAWKLGDPTAYQQGRLTLNPLAHLDPIGTVMLFLFHFGWAKPVPVNPFNLRRPKTDMIWVALAGPVSNVLLAAIVGILIEPLMNAGLIEPFGVFYRMMTLAVFINLMLAVFNLLPIPPLDGSKVVAGLLPYEYQAGWARFEMVGPFVLIGLILIGQLTGVSIFGATIFPVADALYRAFTGGLPVII
- the ruvB gene encoding Holliday junction branch migration DNA helicase RuvB, whose translation is MTTPTPLTGEIDEEKSLRPVIWDDFVGQARVVENLRVFLTAARDRGEALDHCLFSGPPGLGKTTLAHLIAREMDVEIRVTSGPVLERPGDLAGLLTNLQPRDVLFIDEIHRLNNVVEEYLYPAMEDYALDILIDKGPAARSIQIHLPKFTLIGATTRAGLLTAPLRARFGVVSRLDYYGPDDLLKIVRRSAGLLGIAIDEEAAMEVARRSRGTPRIANRLLKRLRDFAQVAGRMTIDLDLARHGLERLEIDANGLDDMDKRILLAILDKFNGGPVGLGTIAVAVGEETDTIEEIYEPFLIQQGFLERTSRGRKATGLARRVFGRSNQTTQSSLL
- a CDS encoding histidine triad nucleotide-binding protein; amino-acid sequence: MSTCIFCKIASGDLPSTQVFSDDRIVAFRDIRPQAPTHIQIIPRRHIATVHDLTADDAELLAHMILTANSLADDMGIAEKGYRLLFNCRVDGGQEVYHLHLHLLGGRRMSWPPG